AGTGGCTGTTCACCGGCTACGCCCACGTCTACACCGCCATCACGGCACCCATCATGCGTGACCTGAAGTTCACCGGAGACGCCGTGGCCGCGCGGGTGGAGGGCCACCGCGTCACAACCACCGCACTGCGCAAGGCGACCGAGATCGAACTCGGCTGGCGCGACTACTCCCACGAGTACCTCAGTATGGCCGTGTCCGTGGAGCGCACCCCCGACCTGCTGCTCGGCTTCCGCGCATTTCTCGAGCATCCGGACCGCAAAGAGGATCTGACCGAGCGAGCCAAGCGGGTGATCGCCGAGGAGGGCACCGACGGCGATCGCGACCGCGCCCACGGCCCCACGCTCCGGCAGCGCGTCGACGCGCTCGAGCGACTCGGCGACAGTGACGACGAGCCGGACGACCGTCCTGCCATGGCACTGGTGCGCAACCCACGCCGTGCCATCCCCGCGCTGGAGGACCAGCTCATGGTCGACGGGATGGGCGCCCGGGTGCCGTGGCCGGAGCTGGCGCGAATGGCGGGCGCGGCGGAAGCCGCCCACCAGGCCGCGAGGCTCAGTTCGTCGGTGCTGCAGAGCGGCGTGTCCTCCGATTCGACGCTGGCGGGGGTGCTGGCGGCCCTCCACCAGGGCCAGGGCGCCGAGCTGATCAACCCCATGCTCGATCCCGCCCTGTGCCCGGAGGACATGGACCAGGCGGTGATCGACACTCTCACCGAACTACTCGGAGCGACCGCCGTCGACGCGCTCGTGTGCGCGGGTCAGGCACAGCACGAGCTGGACTGGGGCGGAGCCTGCAAGGTGCGACTGGCCAATGGGCAACTTCTGGATCCGGATCGACTGGTCCGCCCGGCGGTCGTCGACCCACGGCTGATTCCCGGACTGCATCGCCATCTGGTCCACCTGGGGGTTCCGCTGGAGCACTCCCAACCGGCCGCCGAGGAGCCGGAAGCGGTACTGGCGGGAATCGTCAGCCCCGTGCGGTGTGCGGGAAGCCTGCACGAACTTCTGGTGACCGACCGAGGTCTCCTGCTCGTGCCGAGCCTCTCCGGCATCGCTCGGCGCGTG
This Haloactinomyces albus DNA region includes the following protein-coding sequences:
- a CDS encoding M48 family metallopeptidase; protein product: MRGPWRAVLALALHTGFFALPIGLVVGLLGIALLTYRYDPDNGLRAGLAALPVACLIGLGLRTVLRTHMRPRGVSLDRSAQPQLWAAVEHIADEAGTEEPGRVRITSTPEVCLRADTTLLGLRTRRRHLEVGLPLIAGLDVSELRALVAHQFGCTGAGSRLEAAVHRTAVDVERTTQGLTGGPTKWLFTGYAHVYTAITAPIMRDLKFTGDAVAARVEGHRVTTTALRKATEIELGWRDYSHEYLSMAVSVERTPDLLLGFRAFLEHPDRKEDLTERAKRVIAEEGTDGDRDRAHGPTLRQRVDALERLGDSDDEPDDRPAMALVRNPRRAIPALEDQLMVDGMGARVPWPELARMAGAAEAAHQAARLSSSVLQSGVSSDSTLAGVLAALHQGQGAELINPMLDPALCPEDMDQAVIDTLTELLGATAVDALVCAGQAQHELDWGGACKVRLANGQLLDPDRLVRPAVVDPRLIPGLHRHLVHLGVPLEHSQPAAEEPEAVLAGIVSPVRCAGSLHELLVTDRGLLLVPSLSGIARRVLAGALTSVRRRENHQLARLADTPITQLREQADAQWVDSRDIATARLLQQKSGWVLTLELYLDEYAVSEIDSASTRPGEDDLVLLEVHSTPDSGTRGAPYGGLDELMGARMNVEDQRNRDG